The DNA sequence CGAGATTTCGCTTGCACGATGGGCACCTCATTGAGTCGGTATTGATCCCAGTGCCGGATGATAATCGTTTCACGGTTTGTGTTTCCAGCCAAGTGGGTTGTAGCCTCACTTGTAAATTTTGCGCCACGGGCCAGATGAAGCGCCTGCGCAATCTTGATGCTGCCGAAATTTTTGACCAGGTGGTTATGGTGAATGAACAGTGCCTGGAAAAATTTGGTCACCCCCTCACCAATATCGTCTACATGGGCATGGGAGAACCTCTCCTCGCCTACGCACCCATGCTGGAAAGCATTGAAAAAATCACGGCTCCGGAAGGCTTAAACATGGCTCCCCGCCGCATCACGGTAAGTACGGCCGGAATTGCCAAAATGATCCGCAAGCTGGCAGACGATGCTACCAAAGTCAACCTGGCACTCAGCTTACACGCTGCCGATGATGTCAAGCGGGATGAGATTATGCCCATCAATGAGCAGAACAACCTGGCCATCCTGATGGACGCACTCGAGTATTTCTATCAGCAGACCAAAAATCGGATCAGCTACGAATACATCGCTTTTCAGGATTTCAACGACAGCCTGGAAGATGCACACAACCTGCTCCAACTTTGCAAGCGTTTCCCCGTAAGGGTCAATATCATCGAATACAACCCCATTGATGGTGCCGACTTCCGTAAAGCGACCGCCCACCGGATCGATGATTTCGCGCGTTACTTGCGCGATCATGGCGTCATGGTTACCATCCGGCGCAGCCGGGGGAAAGATATTGA is a window from the Lewinella sp. LCG006 genome containing:
- the rlmN gene encoding 23S rRNA (adenine(2503)-C(2))-methyltransferase RlmN — protein: MNTKASIQMDIRKLSLDDLKVVMQELGQAGFRAKQVYEWLWQKGARSFAEMTNLSKALREQLEEAYRINAITEDKVQHSADGTIKSRFRLHDGHLIESVLIPVPDDNRFTVCVSSQVGCSLTCKFCATGQMKRLRNLDAAEIFDQVVMVNEQCLEKFGHPLTNIVYMGMGEPLLAYAPMLESIEKITAPEGLNMAPRRITVSTAGIAKMIRKLADDATKVNLALSLHAADDVKRDEIMPINEQNNLAILMDALEYFYQQTKNRISYEYIAFQDFNDSLEDAHNLLQLCKRFPVRVNIIEYNPIDGADFRKATAHRIDDFARYLRDHGVMVTIRRSRGKDIDAACGQLANKG